Proteins encoded within one genomic window of Neoarius graeffei isolate fNeoGra1 chromosome 18, fNeoGra1.pri, whole genome shotgun sequence:
- the LOC132865837 gene encoding microfibril-associated glycoprotein 4-like has product MDKNRGTVFLKLLEETKVSVSHNNMVFSVFAVFCALPLLVGSTPISQDLFLTDCSDVYANGQTLSGVYTIYPTGKTPVQVYCDMGCAESLTEDGNWTVFQRRMDGSVNFYRPWEHYKKGFGNKYGEYWLGLENLYQLTRKRKYELKVDLQDFDGVTVYAQYSSFSIESETDGYKLHISNFINGGAGDSLATNNGQKFTTFDKDQDSNAGGNCAKSYLGGFWYNQCHYANPNGIYLWGRDGTYFAIGNVWQHWKGYDYGLKYIAMKIRPVSVAQS; this is encoded by the exons ATGGATAAA AATCGAGGGACTGTTTTCTTGAAATTGTTAGAGGAGACTAAAGTGAGTGTAAGTCATAAT AACATGGTGTTTTCAGTGTTTGCTGTGTTCTGTGCGCTCCCCCTGCTGGTTGGAAGTACTCCTATTTCTCAGGATCTGTTTCTGACAGACTGCTCTGATGTTTACGCTAACGGACAGACACTCAGTGGCGTGTACACCATCTACCCTACGGGGAAAACACCTGTCCAGGTGTACTGTGATATGGGTTGTGCAGAAAGCCTAACAGAAGATGGGAATTGGACG GTGTTTCAGCGGAGGATGGATGGCAGTGTGAATTTCTACAGACCATGGGAACACTACAAGAAAGGGTTTGGGAACAAGTATGGAGAATATTGGCTAG GATTAGAAAATCTCTACCAACTCACACGCAAGAGGAAATACGAGCTGAAAGTGGACCTGCAGGACTTTGATGGAGTGACAGTTTATGCCCAGTATTCTTCTTTCTCAATAGAATCTGAAACTGATGGATATAAACTCCATATTAGTAATTTCATCAATGGAGGTGCAG GGGATTCTCTGGCAACAAACAATGGACAGAAATTCACCACCTTTGATAAAGACCAGGATTCAAATGCAGGTGGAAACTGTGCTAAATCCTACCTTGGGGGATTTTGGTACAATCAGTGCCACTATGCTAACCCTAATGGAATATACCTGTGGGGACGTGACGGCACCTATTTTGCCATTGGAAATGTGTGGCAACATTGGAAAGGCTATGATTATGGTCTCAAGTACATCGCTATGAAGATCAGACCCGTGTCTGTTGCACAATCATGA